From the genome of Hymenobacter sp. PAMC 26628, one region includes:
- a CDS encoding GLPGLI family protein, with product MRQLFVLILSILSLPSYCQVSSLVSENGKIECIYRLVYRLDSADQTSRSELMSLLIGNNISRFRSKIMLSNDSLLTESEGKPFNQANVQIFAGKLNKLPNTLFRYYIYKKLSNKTIDFYSKIGGKLYSYSEPQNIFVWKITSATATIAGYKCQKATTSFAGRIFEAWFTRDIPISDGPYKFCGLPGLIISVSDTKHYYSFDLIKLTELKTVVPIVVPIKNVVNTNKKDFRQGELVNEAGMLDRVAAMGNNITDADRQAFKERIKKRNNPIELK from the coding sequence ATGCGGCAACTCTTTGTTTTAATTTTGAGCATACTAAGCTTGCCAAGCTATTGTCAAGTGTCTAGTCTTGTATCGGAAAATGGAAAAATTGAATGCATTTACCGCTTAGTATATCGACTTGACTCAGCAGATCAGACCAGTCGTTCTGAACTTATGAGTTTACTAATTGGAAATAATATCTCGCGTTTCCGAAGTAAAATTATGCTCTCCAATGATTCATTGTTAACAGAATCAGAAGGCAAGCCTTTTAATCAAGCGAATGTGCAAATATTTGCAGGCAAATTAAATAAATTGCCGAATACATTATTTAGATATTATATATATAAGAAATTAAGCAATAAAACAATTGATTTTTATAGTAAAATAGGTGGCAAACTATATTCGTATTCTGAACCCCAAAACATATTCGTTTGGAAAATAACTTCTGCTACTGCTACTATAGCAGGTTATAAATGCCAAAAAGCAACTACTTCATTCGCAGGACGAATTTTTGAGGCATGGTTTACCCGAGATATACCAATTTCAGATGGGCCATATAAATTTTGCGGGCTACCTGGACTAATTATTAGCGTAAGTGACACAAAGCACTATTACTCTTTTGATCTAATAAAATTAACCGAATTAAAAACAGTTGTTCCTATCGTAGTTCCTATTAAGAATGTGGTAAATACTAACAAAAAAGATTTTCGTCAAGGTGAATTAGTAAATGAAGCTGGTATGCTTGATCGGGTTGCAGCAATGGGAAATAATATAACAGATGCTGACAGACAGGCATTTAAAGAAAGAATTAAAAAACGCAATAATCCGATAGAACTGAAATAA
- the tilS gene encoding tRNA lysidine(34) synthetase TilS produces MLDQVRQFIETHQLFSLENDPVLVTVSGGLDSVVLLDVLHRLGAQVAVAHCHFGLRGEDADADEQFVRKLAKQYDAPYFAEFFQTKAFAEREGISTQMAARLLRYQWFEQVRAREGLAAIATAHHQRDQAETMLLNLTHGTGLAGLHGIQAKNGAVVRPLLGLGRDDLHDYLVANGLRWREDESNDSPVYQRNLLRHEVLPVLREINPGLDHTMAATAERVGGAEEIVRRYVADTNAQARRDAPEATYFSIALLQNTAATALVLHELLRPFGFSWVVTKEVVAAFGGLSGKQFDSPTHRLVKDRDQLVITPRRLAQYGTFQLAEGQDDLLADGLRLRASAHDGAGYAIPRSRSTAALDADKLKFPLTLRRWQEGDWFMPLGMQGKKHLSNFLIDQKVPLNLKDDVRVLASADGKICWVVGLRVDDRFKVTEETARVLAVQRL; encoded by the coding sequence TCGGTGGTGCTGCTGGACGTGCTGCACCGGCTGGGGGCCCAGGTAGCGGTGGCGCACTGCCACTTCGGCCTGCGCGGCGAGGACGCCGACGCCGACGAGCAGTTCGTGCGCAAGCTAGCCAAGCAGTACGACGCGCCCTACTTCGCCGAGTTTTTCCAAACCAAGGCCTTTGCCGAGCGCGAGGGCATCTCGACCCAAATGGCCGCCCGACTGCTGCGCTACCAGTGGTTCGAGCAGGTGCGGGCGCGCGAGGGGCTTGCGGCCATTGCCACGGCCCACCACCAGCGCGACCAGGCCGAAACGATGCTGCTGAACCTGACGCACGGCACGGGCCTGGCCGGCCTGCACGGCATCCAGGCCAAAAACGGCGCCGTGGTGCGGCCGCTGCTGGGCCTGGGCCGCGACGATTTGCACGATTACCTGGTGGCCAACGGCCTGCGCTGGCGCGAAGACGAGTCCAACGACAGCCCCGTGTACCAGCGCAACCTGCTGCGCCACGAGGTGCTGCCGGTGCTGCGCGAAATCAACCCCGGCCTCGACCACACCATGGCCGCCACCGCCGAGCGGGTGGGCGGGGCCGAGGAAATCGTGCGCCGCTACGTGGCCGACACCAATGCCCAGGCCCGGCGCGACGCGCCCGAAGCCACCTATTTCAGCATCGCGCTGCTCCAAAACACGGCCGCCACGGCCCTGGTGCTGCACGAGCTGCTGCGGCCCTTCGGCTTCTCGTGGGTGGTGACGAAGGAAGTGGTGGCGGCCTTCGGGGGCCTGTCGGGCAAGCAGTTTGACTCGCCTACCCACCGCCTGGTGAAAGACCGCGACCAGCTCGTCATCACCCCGCGGCGGCTGGCGCAGTACGGCACCTTCCAGCTCGCCGAGGGCCAGGACGACCTGCTGGCCGACGGCCTGCGCCTGCGCGCCTCGGCCCACGACGGCGCCGGCTACGCCATTCCCCGCTCGCGCAGCACCGCCGCGCTCGATGCCGACAAGCTGAAATTCCCGCTCACGCTGCGCCGCTGGCAAGAGGGCGACTGGTTCATGCCGCTCGGGATGCAAGGCAAAAAGCACCTCAGCAACTTCCTCATCGACCAGAAAGTGCCGCTGAACCTGAAGGACGACGTGCGCGTGCTGGCCTCGGCCGACGGCAAAATCTGCTGGGTGGTGGGCCTGCGCGTGGACGACCGCTTTAAGGTGACGGAGGAAACGGCGCGGGTGCTGGCCGTGCAGCGCCTTTGA